A stretch of the Panicum virgatum strain AP13 chromosome 9N, P.virgatum_v5, whole genome shotgun sequence genome encodes the following:
- the LOC120688236 gene encoding E3 ubiquitin ligase PQT3-like isoform X5: protein MAVYYKFKSARDYDSIPIEGQFISVANLKERIFESKHLGRGTDFDLMISNAQTDEEYADEATMIPKNTSVLIRRIPGRPRKPIVTEPEESKVAEDVVEVTPIASGFLGDSSMKYPEESEWDDEFGNELYVSDSLLSQPASQAVDASENKVDEDSKIKALIDTSALDYSQIPDSYGSGRGYGRGMGGRMMAGRGFGRGLERKTPPPGYVCHRCKVPGHFIQHCPTNGDARYDVRRMKPPTGIPKSMLMQTLDGSYALPSGAGAVLKPNEAAFEKEIEGLPTTRSVGDLPPELRCPLCKEVMKDAVLTSKCCFRSFCDKCIRDYIINKSVCVCGATSILADDLLPNKTLRETISRILEAPPTSSTENVGSMVQVQDMESALPVQPKVRSPAVSAASKEETKAPTPVEESPDVESLNGAKATNNDVSSSDKKATTIPDVAEGSMESKNVKEDKPLEVTPVAKESQEKLPAGEQVKKKKKKKARAPGNADEQWKNFQDFGAENFAGMPLGPAGVFNPYWGGGVPLPMDYMGAPFPGPMPYMGYPPAPFDPFGGGVLPQDPFMPPGYMMPGVPRDLSELAVNPMGINMGPPIVGREEFDPRKLDHRRREMDRFNEREREPHGRSREPRGRSVEREREREREHREREHSRERERERERNRELERERARDREPRREARESSGAINDSTSMRRKDVCLFLSIAYLAKFCTVVSSMVVDLWIPATAVDKRWRRSARSPA from the exons ATGGCTGTGTATTATAAATTCAAGAGTGCCAGAGACTATGACTCGATTCCGATCGAGGGGCAATTCATCTCGGTTGCCAACTTGAAGGAGCGGATTTTTGAGTCCAAGCATCTTGGCAGGGGTACAGATTTCGACCTCATGATCTCAAATGCTCAGACTGATGAAG AGTATGCTGATGAGGCTACTATGATACCAAAGAACACATCAGTATTGATTCGGCGGATACCAGGACGGCCAAGGAAGCCTATTGTCACAGAACCTGAAGA GTCTaaagtcgcagaagatgtaGTTGAAGTTACGCCCATTGCTAGTGGTTTTCTTGGTGATTCATCAATGAAATAT CCTGAAGAATCCGAGTGGGATGATGAGTTTGGCAATGAATTATATGTTTCTGATTCGCTCCTTTCTCAGCCTGCTAGCCAGGCGGTTGATGCTTCTGAAAATAAAGTTGATGAAGACAGTAAAATAAAAGCACTTATTGATACATCCGCCCTTGACTATAG CCAAATCCCTGATAGTTATGGTTCTGGAAGAGGTTATGGTAGGGGGATGGGTGGCAGAATGATGGCTGGCCGTGGCTTTG GACGTGGGCTGGAACGTAAGACACCTCCTCCAGGTTATGTTTGTCATAGATGTAAAGTGCCTG GCCATTTCATTCAACATTGCCCAACAAATGGTGATGCTAGATATGATGTGAGAAGGATGAAACCCCCAACTGGGATTCCAAAATCAATGTTGATGCAAACTCTGGATGGTTCATATGCACTGCCAAGTGGGGCTGGTGCTGTTTTGAAGCCCAATGA AGCTGCTTTTGAGAAGGAGATAGAGGGCCTACCCACCACCCGCTCTGTCGGCGATCTTCCACCAGAGCTACGCTGCCCATTGTGCAAAGAAGTAATGAAGGATGCTGTTctaactagtaaatgctgcttTAGGAGTTTCTGTGATAAAT GCATCAGGGACTACATAATTAACAAGTCAGTGTGTGTCTGTGGTGCCACAAGCATATTAGCTGATGATCTTCTCCCCAATAAAACTCTAAGAGAAACCATCAGCCGCATATTAGAGGCACCACCAACTAGCAGCACTGAAAATGTGGGAAGCATGGTCCAAGTACAGG ACATGGAGTCAGCTCTACCTGTACAACCTAAGGTTAGATCTCCTGCTGTTTCTGCTGCTTCAAAGGAGGAGACCAAAGCACCCACACCTGTAGAAGAGTCTCCTGATGTTGAGAGCCTCAATGGAGCAAAAGCTACAAATAATGATGTGAGCTCTTCAGATAAGAAGGCTACCACAATTCCGGATGTCGCTGAAGGTTCCATGGAGTCTAAGAATGTGAAAGAAGATAAGCCACTAGAAGTGACTCCTGTAGCCAAAGAATCTCAAGAAAAGTTGCCTGCCGGGGAACAAG taaagaagaagaaaaagaagaaggcaCGTGCTCCAGGAAATG CTGATGAGCAGtggaaaaattttcaagattttgGAGCTGAAAATTTTGCGGGAATGCCTTTGGGTCCAGCTGGAGTTTTCAACCCTTACTGGGGCGGAGGAGTGCCGTTGCCAATGGATTACATGGGTGCACCATTTCCAGGTCCCATGCCTTACATGGGTTACCCACCAGCTCCATTTGACCCTTTTGGTGGGGGTGTTCTCCCACAAGATCCATTTATGCCCCCAGGATACATGATGCCAGGAGTTCCTAG GGATCTTTCAGAATTAGCAGTTAACCCTATGGGAATAAATATGGGCCCACCAATTGTGGGAAGGGAAGAATTTGATCCCAGGAAACTTGATCATAGGAGACGCGAAATGGACCGATTCAATGAAAG GGAGAGGGAGCCACATGGTCGTTCTCGGGAGCCGCGTGGCCGTTcagtggagagggagagggagagggagagggagcacAGGGAGAGGGAGCACTcccgggagagggagagggagagggagcgcAACCGCGAGCTGGAGCGGGAACGAGCCAGGGACAGGGAACCTCGAAGGGAAGCCAGAGAATCCTCAGGGGCCATTAACGATAGTACCTCGATGAGGCGGAAGGATGTATGTCTTTTCCTGTCAATCGCTTATCTTGCAAAGTTCTGTACTGTCGTCAGTTCCATGGTAGTAGACCTATGGATCCCCGCCACGGCCGTAGACaaaagatggaggagaagcgcacgGAGTCCTGCCTGA